A region of Nitrospinota bacterium DNA encodes the following proteins:
- a CDS encoding HDOD domain-containing protein — protein MLVKERNEKTKRIIDKIEGLPVLPLTVKEVISLTAKADCSVDQIAEAIDPSLAIKILQVANSPYYRRYTKVKNLEHAISLLGFNIVRDLALGISL, from the coding sequence TTAAAGAAAGAAATGAAAAGACCAAGCGCATTATAGATAAAATCGAGGGTCTTCCTGTATTACCTCTGACAGTTAAAGAGGTTATAAGTCTTACAGCAAAAGCTGATTGTTCAGTTGATCAGATTGCCGAAGCGATTGATCCTTCCCTGGCTATAAAGATTCTGCAGGTGGCCAATTCTCCTTATTATAGAAGATACACCAAGGTGAAAAATCTCGAACATGCCATCTCTCTTCTTGGTTTTAATATAGTCAGAGACCTGGCTTTAGGGATATCACTCAT